One window from the genome of Pyrus communis chromosome 16, drPyrComm1.1, whole genome shotgun sequence encodes:
- the LOC137720319 gene encoding delta(8)-fatty-acid desaturase 1-like has product MEVEKKYISVEELKKHNKPGDLWISIQGKVYNVSDWAKDHPGGDTILYNLGGLDVTDAFIAYHPGTAWQYLKKFSTGIYLKDFEVSEVSKDYRRMATEFSKAGLFEKKGHGALCSITIISIMFCLSVYGVLKSDSVLVHLMSGMLLGMLWIEGAYVGHDCGHYQVMPSQLCNNIAQIVAGNCLTGISIAWWKWTHNAHHIACNSLDYDPDLQHIPVFAVSTKFFNSITSIFYGRVLTFDPLARFLVSYQHFTYYPVMMVGRVNLFIQTFLLLCSRRDVPNRGLNIMGILVFWTWFPLLVSCLPNWSERVMFVLAAFAVTSLQHIQFTLNHFSGDTYLGAPNGNDWFEKQAAGTVDISCSTKMDWFFGGLQFQLEHHLFPRMPRGQLRKIAPTVKELCKKHNLPYRSLSFWEANKATLRTLRTAALQARDLSNPVPKNLVWEALNTHG; this is encoded by the coding sequence ATGGAGGTGGAGAAGAAGTATATTTCTGTAGAGGAGTTGAAGAAGCACAACAAGCCTGGAGATTTATGGATCTCTATCCAGGGCAAGGTCTACAATGTCTCCGATTGGGCGAAGGATCACCCCGGCGGCGATACCATTCTGTACAATCTGGGTGGCCTGGATGTTACAGACGCGTTCATCGCTTACCATCCCGGCACTGCATGGCAGTACCTCAAGAAATTCTCCACCGGAATTTATCTCAAAGATTTCGAGGTCTCCGAAGTGTCGAAAGATTACAGAAGAATGGCAACAGAGTTTTCAAAGGCGGGTTTGTTCGAGAAGAAGGGGCACGGCGCTCTATGCTCGATCACCATCATTTCAATCATGTTCTGCCTCTCCGTGTACGGAGTTTTGAAATCCGACAGCGTTTTGGTGCATTTGATGAGCGGGATGCTTCTGGGGATGTTGTGGATTGAGGGAGCTTACGTCGGACATGATTGTGGGCATTACCAGGTAATGCCAAGCCAACTGTGCAACAACATTGCCCAGATTGTTGCCGGTAATTGCCTCACCGGAATCAGCATTGCCTGGTGGAAGTGGACTCATAATGCCCACCACATTGCCTGCAACAGCCTCGATTACGACCCGGATCTCCAGCACATTCCGGTTTTCGCCGTCTCCACCAAGTTTTTCAATTCGATCACCTCGATTTTTTACGGAAGAGTTTTGACATTTGATCCCCTGGCTAGGTTTTTGGTCAGCTACCAGCACTTTACATATTATCCGGTTATGATGGTGGGGAGGGTTAATTTGTTCATCCAGACATTCTTGCTCTTGTGTTCGAGGCGGGATGTCCCAAACAGAGGATTGAACATCATGGGAATCCTAGTTTTCTGGACATGGTTTCCTCTCCTCGTTTCGTGTTTGCCCAACTGGAGTGAGAGGGTTATGTTTGTGCTGGCAGCATTTGCAGTGACATCGCTCCAGCACATCCAATTCACATTGAATCATTTCTCCGGCGACACCTATCTCGGAGCCCCCAATGGCAATGACTGGTTCGAGAAGCAAGCCGCGGGGACTGTCGATATCTCCTGCTCAACTAAGATGGATTGGTTCTTCGGCGGGCTGCAGTTCCAGCTCGAACATCATTTGTTTCCGCGAATGCCTCGCGGACAACTGAGGAAGATTGCTCCTACTGTGAAGGAGTTGTGCAAGAAGCACAATTTGCCATACAGGAGCTTGTCCTTCTGGGAGGCCAATAAGGCCACACTCAGGACTCTAAGGACCGCTGCCCTCCAGGCTAGAGACCTGTCGAATCCAGTCCCGAAGAACTTGGTCTGGGAAGCTTTGAACACTCATGGCTGA
- the LOC137720320 gene encoding uncharacterized protein, with translation MVLLIPSPEISRVFCNPNPNPKSFKISTNIDKFGFGSRVRVSSKVRDCTVRVSEFDQNVRLYGHFSAPVKRGGSKPSKEEEEKQDYYVNMGYAIRTLREEFPQLFYRELSFNIYRDDITFKDPMNTFMGIENYKSIYWALRFHGQIFFRALWVDVISVWQPMDNVIMVRWTIHGIPRVPWDSRGRFDGTSEYKLDKQGKIFEHRVDNIALNSPPPKFQVLTVADIMQSLGCPSTPRPTYFKIS, from the exons ATGGTACTTCTCATTCCTTCGCCGGAAATATCCAGAGTTTTCTGCAACCCTAATCCCAATCCCAAAAGCTTTAAAATCTCGACGAACATTGataaatttgggtttggttctagggttagggtttcgtCCAAGGTTAGGGATTGTACGGTTAGGGTTTCGGAATTCGACCAGAATGTGAGGCTGTACGGACATTTTTCGGCTCCTGTGAAGCGAGGAGGTTCGAAGCCGagcaaagaagaggaagagaagcagGATTACTATGTGAATATGGGGTATGCGATTCGGACTCTGAGAGAGGAATTTCCTCAGCTGTTTTACAGAGAGCTCAGCTTCAACATTTACAG GGATGATATCACTTTCAAAGATCCAATGAATACCTTTATGGGCATTGAGAATTATAAGTCTATATATTGGGCACTGCGTTTCCATGGTCAAATATTTTTCAGGGCCTTGTGGGTTGATGTCATTAGTGTATGGCAGCCCATGGACAATGTAATCATGGTTCGCTGGACCATCCATGGCATTCCACGAGTCCCTTGGGATAGTCGTGGTCGATTTGATGGAACCTCTGAGTACAAACTTGACAAGCAAGGGAAGATCTTTGAGCATCGGGTTGATAACATTGCTCTCAATTCTCCACCTCCAAAGTTTCAAGTGCTGACCGTAGCGGATATAATGCAATCTCTCGGATGCCCCTCAACCCCAAGGCCAacatatttcaaaatttcatag